The Gloeocapsa sp. DLM2.Bin57 genome window below encodes:
- a CDS encoding sigma-70 family RNA polymerase sigma factor — translation MSQSLSASWSMTGVSNLHRRVSPEQLSNYDLILRCQQGRQPNQADFTELLRRYQNYVESILYNLVPDWQDRHDLAQEVWIRVYKYLPKLEQPQKFKSWLGRIATNLVYDELRKRKRRGSIISLDEPYQVNQEEVTRDIACEAPTPEDDLASREFYDKLTEAIASLPPLFRTTIVLREIEGLSYEEIAEITNTSLGTVKSRIARARAKLQSELNNFL, via the coding sequence ATGAGTCAATCATTATCCGCCTCTTGGTCAATGACAGGGGTAAGTAATTTGCACAGAAGGGTATCACCTGAACAACTCTCTAATTATGACTTGATTTTACGTTGTCAACAAGGAAGACAACCAAATCAGGCTGATTTTACAGAATTATTACGTCGTTATCAAAACTATGTTGAGAGTATTTTGTATAATCTTGTCCCTGATTGGCAAGATCGTCATGATCTAGCTCAAGAAGTCTGGATTAGGGTTTATAAATATCTACCTAAATTAGAGCAGCCCCAAAAGTTTAAAAGTTGGTTAGGTAGGATCGCTACTAATCTAGTTTATGATGAATTGCGCAAGCGGAAACGACGCGGAAGTATTATTTCTCTCGATGAACCCTATCAAGTTAACCAAGAAGAAGTTACCCGAGATATAGCTTGTGAAGCACCTACACCAGAGGATGATTTAGCTAGTAGAGAGTTTTACGACAAACTAACCGAAGCGATCGCCTCCCTTCCTCCTTTATTTAGAACTACTATTGTACTCCGAGAAATCGAGGGTCTCTCCTATGAAGAAATAGCCGAGATTACTAATACTTCTCTTGGTACAGTAAAATCTAGAATAGCTAGAGCTAGAGCTAAATTACAATCTGAATTAAATAATTTCTTATAA
- a CDS encoding Fis family transcriptional regulator yields the protein MIPNDFEHSEHYELLSAYIDGELSPQEIAKVESLLATDQNLQQEYQRLLKLRKAFQQLPTFTPSYSAEQLSQGVFAQVNRRRHSKRWLWGGGAIAALSVTALSGLFSPNANIVPQLAQTQDYDQGVVIALNKISKEQLNQNRSHSLDHSLIIKLNEPLVDLPR from the coding sequence ATGATTCCCAATGATTTTGAACACTCCGAACACTATGAACTACTTAGCGCCTATATCGACGGCGAATTAAGTCCCCAAGAAATCGCTAAGGTTGAATCTCTCTTGGCAACTGACCAGAATTTACAACAAGAGTATCAACGATTACTCAAGCTCAGAAAAGCTTTTCAACAACTTCCCACCTTTACTCCTTCCTATAGTGCGGAACAATTATCTCAAGGAGTTTTTGCGCAAGTAAATAGACGACGTCACAGCAAAAGATGGTTATGGGGTGGAGGGGCGATTGCTGCTTTGTCGGTAACAGCTTTAAGTGGTTTATTTAGCCCCAATGCCAATATTGTCCCCCAATTAGCCCAAACTCAGGATTATGATCAAGGAGTAGTTATAGCTCTCAATAAGATCTCCAAAGAACAACTTAACCAGAATCGTAGTCACAGTCTAGATCATAGTTTAATTATCAAACTCAACGAACCTTTAGTAGATCTTCCTAGATAA
- a CDS encoding DUF3288 family protein, translating into MAELQHPQAQKDGEIIAQILDEKATAENLATIARLIIRYENFPGAKEIKQRLNQILQQWGLDQETLFAQTRQFYSEGKLGNERLAPQETQDWS; encoded by the coding sequence ATGGCAGAGCTACAACATCCTCAAGCCCAAAAAGATGGCGAAATAATCGCACAAATCCTGGATGAAAAAGCAACAGCAGAAAATTTAGCGACTATCGCTAGATTAATTATTCGTTATGAAAATTTTCCTGGAGCTAAAGAAATTAAACAACGGTTAAACCAAATTCTACAACAGTGGGGTTTAGATCAAGAGACTCTATTTGCACAAACTCGTCAATTCTACTCAGAAGGTAAACTAGGTAATGAACGTTTAGCACCCCAAGAAACACAAGATTGGAGTTGA
- a CDS encoding WD40 repeat domain-containing protein — protein sequence MNLHKLKIGLLISTIGLLSLSPTPIKGEETITIEEEPLTLLEAAELWRRPRLIQSFIGHEGAVNALTFSPDGDIVVSGGSSNDPTLKFWSVATGKQVERIRAQRTAVMEVAISPNGATLVSTGEDAGINIWDWQTGEFLFTFFEHGSNILSMVISPDSSVMVTGGLDGIRVWNLIPQRPIFILDGIGNPTYALAMHPNGYVVASGHQDGVVRFWNLRTTKELSEFILHDNLVSGLAFTPDGNKLITSSYDGTIKVWDLVTQQLLFTMTGHRSIIRAIALNPDGQVLASAGNDGVRLWNIETGEFLGVASGHTDWVQSLAFSNDGRRLATGGFDRIIRIWEIPEAF from the coding sequence ATGAATCTCCACAAGCTTAAAATTGGTTTATTAATCTCAACTATAGGTTTATTATCTCTATCCCCAACCCCAATTAAGGGGGAAGAAACCATAACCATAGAAGAAGAACCACTAACCCTTCTAGAAGCCGCCGAATTGTGGCGCAGACCTCGCTTAATCCAGAGTTTCATTGGTCATGAGGGAGCAGTCAATGCTCTGACTTTTAGTCCTGATGGAGATATTGTCGTCAGTGGGGGGAGTTCTAATGACCCTACTCTCAAGTTTTGGTCTGTAGCTACAGGAAAACAAGTTGAGAGAATTCGTGCTCAACGTACAGCGGTAATGGAGGTGGCGATTAGTCCCAATGGCGCTACACTTGTAAGCACTGGAGAAGACGCAGGTATTAATATTTGGGATTGGCAAACGGGAGAGTTTTTGTTTACCTTTTTTGAGCATGGTAGTAATATTCTCTCTATGGTTATTTCCCCCGATAGTAGCGTGATGGTAACAGGAGGTTTGGATGGGATTAGGGTTTGGAATCTGATTCCTCAACGTCCTATATTTATTCTAGATGGGATTGGTAATCCTACTTATGCTTTAGCGATGCACCCTAATGGCTATGTTGTCGCTAGTGGTCACCAAGATGGGGTAGTGAGATTCTGGAATCTGAGAACCACTAAGGAATTGAGTGAGTTTATTCTCCATGATAATTTAGTCAGTGGATTAGCTTTTACTCCTGACGGTAATAAGTTAATTACTAGTAGCTATGATGGGACTATTAAAGTTTGGGATTTAGTCACCCAACAGTTATTATTCACAATGACAGGACATAGGAGTATTATTAGGGCGATCGCTCTCAATCCTGATGGTCAAGTACTCGCTAGCGCCGGAAATGATGGTGTACGTCTCTGGAATATCGAAACGGGAGAATTTCTCGGGGTAGCTTCTGGACATACAGACTGGGTACAATCTCTGGCTTTTAGTAACGATGGCAGAAGATTAGCTACAGGAGGTTTTGATCGGATTATTCGGATTTGGGAAATACCCGAAGCTTTCTAA
- a CDS encoding heavy metal-responsive transcriptional regulator yields MNIECDELLKIGEVANRSGLSIKTIRYYDQLGLLSPAVTRTESGYRLFEPKVINRLEFIRKIQTLGLSLQEIKVILDVHDSGDVPCGQIKDYLLKQLDNIDEQINNLNSLKAQLQLILADWQELTAPDEESQTICPNIK; encoded by the coding sequence ATGAATATAGAATGTGATGAATTGCTCAAAATTGGCGAAGTAGCCAATCGAAGTGGTTTGTCAATTAAAACTATTCGCTACTACGATCAGTTGGGTTTACTCTCTCCTGCGGTAACAAGGACTGAATCTGGTTATCGTTTGTTTGAACCTAAAGTAATTAACCGTTTAGAGTTTATTAGAAAAATCCAGACTTTGGGACTTAGTCTCCAAGAGATTAAGGTAATTCTGGATGTTCATGATTCGGGTGATGTTCCCTGTGGTCAAATCAAGGACTATCTGCTCAAACAGCTAGATAATATAGATGAACAAATAAATAACCTTAATTCTCTTAAAGCTCAATTACAATTAATACTCGCAGATTGGCAAGAATTAACAGCTCCAGATGAGGAATCTCAGACTATTTGCCCTAATATAAAATAA
- a CDS encoding energy-coupling factor ABC transporter permease, with product MHISEGFLPLPWALLWFGISLPFFVVGLRNLTNLTREHPELKLLLALAGAFSFVLSALKIPSVTGSCSHPTGTGLGAILFTPGIMTVLGTLVLIFQAVLLAHGGLTTLGANVFSMAIVGPWVAYLIYHQTKGSNRERLAVFLAATCGNLATYLVTSLQLALAFPAENGGFLASFTKFATIFALTQIPLAISEGMLTVLVWNWLKSYAQPELETIKLLRTTRGNHAAS from the coding sequence ATGCACATTAGTGAGGGGTTTCTTCCTCTACCCTGGGCTTTATTGTGGTTCGGTATTTCTTTACCTTTTTTTGTGGTAGGGTTGCGCAACTTAACCAATTTAACCCGAGAACATCCCGAATTAAAACTACTTTTGGCTTTAGCTGGGGCTTTTAGTTTTGTTCTTTCGGCTTTAAAAATTCCTTCGGTTACAGGGAGTTGTTCTCATCCTACGGGTACTGGTTTAGGTGCTATTCTCTTCACTCCTGGTATCATGACTGTACTAGGAACACTGGTTTTAATCTTTCAAGCTGTACTTTTAGCCCATGGTGGTTTAACTACTTTGGGTGCTAATGTCTTCTCTATGGCTATAGTTGGTCCTTGGGTAGCTTATTTAATCTATCATCAAACCAAAGGAAGTAATAGAGAAAGATTGGCTGTTTTCCTAGCTGCTACTTGTGGTAACTTAGCAACTTATTTAGTTACGTCTTTACAACTAGCTCTAGCTTTTCCCGCTGAAAATGGCGGTTTCCTCGCTTCTTTTACGAAATTTGCCACAATTTTTGCCCTAACTCAAATTCCTTTAGCAATTAGCGAAGGAATGCTCACGGTTTTAGTTTGGAATTGGCTAAAATCTTACGCTCAACCCGAGTTAGAAACCATCAAACTATTACGTACAACCAGAGGTAACCATGCAGCAAGCTAA
- a CDS encoding energy-coupling factor ABC transporter substrate-binding protein has product MQQAKYSNYLLIAGVLLLALIPLVFVKGEFMGADEEAEEAITTLNPDFEPWFESILEPPSGEVESLLFSTQAAIGGGIVGYVIGLYKGRNAPPNR; this is encoded by the coding sequence ATGCAGCAAGCTAAATATAGCAACTATTTATTGATAGCAGGAGTATTGTTATTAGCACTAATACCCCTGGTTTTTGTCAAGGGCGAATTTATGGGGGCAGATGAGGAAGCAGAAGAAGCAATTACTACCCTAAACCCTGATTTTGAGCCTTGGTTTGAGTCGATTCTTGAACCTCCTAGTGGTGAGGTGGAGAGTTTGTTATTCTCCACTCAAGCTGCTATCGGTGGGGGAATCGTCGGTTACGTTATCGGTTTATATAAAGGTCGTAATGCACCACCAAATAGATAG
- the cbiQ gene encoding cobalt ECF transporter T component CbiQ yields the protein MHHQIDSLVYLNRLRYLPPSEKLLFTIMLFLLSYLGGRFVQIILIIWLFIWIVVYAGIPWRFYLQLLTIPLGFGMVSLPAIALEIVWSDNLVPINFYFSPSGLIQGAELLLRAITVSSSMYFLLLTTPLIEILEVLAKLGCPSLILELLALMYRFIAILTETASNLLLAQQSRGGYSRRSRIITSLGLLVTQLFKQSLENYRQIVLGLNSRGFTGKLRFWQPIPYKSNLRYTLEALLGYSCLVFYAILKKSG from the coding sequence ATGCACCACCAAATAGATAGTTTAGTCTATCTTAATCGTCTGCGCTATCTACCACCATCAGAAAAACTATTATTTACAATAATGTTGTTTTTATTGAGTTATCTAGGTGGTAGGTTTGTTCAAATAATTCTGATTATCTGGTTATTCATTTGGATAGTGGTTTACGCGGGGATACCTTGGCGATTTTACCTTCAGTTGTTGACGATACCTTTAGGGTTTGGGATGGTTAGTTTACCCGCGATCGCCTTAGAAATAGTTTGGAGTGATAATCTAGTACCAATTAACTTTTATTTTAGTCCTTCAGGATTAATTCAGGGTGCAGAATTATTATTAAGAGCGATCACAGTTAGTTCTTCTATGTACTTTCTCTTACTGACAACCCCCCTAATAGAGATTTTGGAAGTATTAGCTAAGTTAGGTTGTCCTAGTTTAATCCTCGAACTTTTAGCCTTAATGTATCGTTTTATTGCTATTTTAACCGAAACCGCTAGTAACTTATTATTAGCCCAACAATCTCGGGGTGGTTATAGTCGCAGAAGTAGAATCATAACTAGTCTAGGATTATTAGTTACTCAACTATTCAAACAAAGTTTAGAAAATTATCGCCAAATAGTTTTAGGTTTAAATTCCCGTGGATTTACAGGTAAACTACGCTTTTGGCAACCTATCCCCTATAAATCCAACCTTCGTTATACTTTAGAAGCCTTACTCGGTTATAGTTGTTTAGTTTTTTACGCTATTTTAAAAAAATCGGGATGA